One segment of Chlorocebus sabaeus isolate Y175 chromosome 26, mChlSab1.0.hap1, whole genome shotgun sequence DNA contains the following:
- the ISLR gene encoding immunoglobulin superfamily containing leucine-rich repeat protein: MQELHLLWWAVLLGLAQACPEPCDCGEKYGFQIADCAYRDLEAVPPGFPANVTTLSLSANRLPGLPEGAFREVPLLQSLWLAHNEIRTVAAGALASLSHLKSLDLSHNLISDFAWSDLHNLSALQLLKMDSNELTFIPRDAFRSLRALRSLQLNHNRLHTLAEGTFAPLTALSHLQINDNPFDCTCGIVWLKTWALATAVSIPEQDNIACTSPHVLKGTPLSRLPPLPCSAPSVQLSYQPSQDGAELRPGFVLALHCDVDGQPAPQLHWHIQIPSGIVEITSPNVGTDGRALPSTPAASSQPRFQAFANGSLLIPNFGKLEEGTYSCLATNELGSAESSVDVALATPGEGGEDTLGRRFHGKAVEGKGCYTVDNEVQPSGPEDNVVIIYLSRAGNPEAAVAEGVPGQLPPGLLLLGQSLLLLLFLTSF, from the coding sequence ATGCAGGAGCTGCATCTGCTCTGGTGGGCGGTTCTCCTGGGTCTGGCACAGGCCTGCCCTGAGCCCTGCGACTGTGGGGAAAAGTATGGCTTCCAGATCGCCGACTGTGCCTACCGCGACCTGGAGGCCGTGCCGCCTGGCTTCCCGGCCAATGTGACTACACTGAGCCTTTCGGCCAACCGGCTGCCAGGCTTGCCAGAGGGTGCCTTCAGGGAAGTGCCCCTGCTGCAGTCGCTGTGGCTGGCACATAATGAGATCCGCACGGTGGCCGCCGGCGCCCTGGCCTCTCTGAGCCATCTCAAGAGCCTGGACCTCAGCCACAATCTCATCTCTGACTTTGCCTGGAGCGACCTGCACAACCTCAGTGCCCTCCAATTGCTCAAGATGGACAGCAACGAGCTGACCTTCATCCCCCGCGACGCCTTTCGCAGCCTCCGTGCTCTGCGCTCCCTGCAACTCAACCACAACCGCTTGCACACATTGGCCGAGGGCACCTTCGCCCCGCTCACTGCGCTGTCCCACCTGCAGATCAACGACAACCCCTTCGACTGCACCTGTGGCATCGTGTGGCTCAAGACATGGGCCCTGGCCACGGCAGTGTCCATCCCGGAGCAGGACAACATCGCCTGCACCTCACCCCATGTGCTCAAGGGCACACCGCTGAGCCGCCTGCCACCACTGCCATGCTCGGCGCCCTCAGTGCAGCTTAGCTACCAACCCAGCCAGGATGGTGCCGAGCTGCGGCCTGGCTTCGTGCTGGCGCTGCACTGTGATGTAGATGGACAGCCGGCCCCTCAGCTTCACTGGCACATCCAGATACCCAGCGGCATTGTGGAGATCACCAGCCCCAATGTGGGCACTGACGGGCGTGCCCTGCCCAGCACCCCTGCAGCCAGCTCACAGCCGCGCTTCCAGGCCTTTGCCAATGGCAGCCTGCTTATCCCCAACTTTGGCAAGCTGGAGGAAGGCACCTACAGCTGCCTGGCCACCAATGAGCTGGGCAGTGCTGAGAGCTCAGTGGATGTGGCACTGGCCACACCCGGCGAGGGTGGTGAGGACACACTAGGTCGCAGGTTCCATGGCAAAGCGGTTGAGGGAAAGGGCTGCTATACGGTTGACAATGAGGTACAGCCATCAGGGCCGGAGGACAATGTGGTCATCATCTACCTCAGCCGTGCTGGGAACCCTGAGGCTGCAGTCGCAGAAGGGGTCCCTGGGCAGCTGCCCCCAGGCCTGCTCCTGCTGGGCCaaagcctcctcctcctcctcttcctcacctccTTCTAG
- the STRA6 gene encoding receptor for retinol uptake STRA6 isoform X2 translates to MSSQPAGNQTSPGATEDYSYGSWYIDEPQGGEELQPEGEVPSCHTSVPPGLYHACLASLSILVLLLLAVLVRRRQLWPDCVRGRPGLPSPVDFLAGDRPQTVPAAVFMVLFSSLCLLLPDEDPLPFLTLASAPSQGAWKMLGLFYYAALYYPLAACATAGHRAAHLLGSTLSWAHLGVQVWQRAECPQAPKIYKYYSLLASLPLLLGLGFLSLWYPVQLVRSFSRRTGAGSKGLQSSYSEEYLRNLLCRKKLGSSSHTSKHGFLSWARVCLRHCIYTPQPGFRLPLKLVLSATLTGTAIYQVALLLLVGVVPTIQKVRAGVTTDVSYMLAGFGIVLSEDKQEVVELVKHHLWALEVCYISALVLSCLLTFLVLMRSLVTHRTNLRALYRGAALDLSPLHRSPHPSRQAIFCWMSFSAYQTAFICLGLLVQQIIFFLGTTALAFLVLMPVLHGRNLLLFRSLESSWPFWLTLALAVTLQNMAAHWVFLETHDGHPQLTNRRVLYAATFLLFPLNVLVGAMVATWRVLLSALYNAIHLGQMDLSLLPPRAATLDPGYYTYRNFLKIEVSQSHPAITAFCFLLLQARSLLPRTMVAPKDSLRPGEEDEGMQLLQTKDSMAKGARPKASRCRARWGLAYTLLHNPTLQVFRKTALLGANGAQS, encoded by the exons GGAAGTGCCCTCCTGCCACACCAGCGTACCACCCGGCCTGTACCACGCCTGCCTGGCCTCGCTGTCA ATCCTTGTACTGCTGCTCCTGGCCGTGCTGGTGAGGCGCCGCCAGCTCTGGCCTGATTGTGTGCGCGGCAGGCCCGGCCTGCCCAG CCCTGTGGATTTCTTGGCTGGGGACAGGCCCCAGACAGTGCCTGCTGCTGTCTTCATGGTCCTCTTCAGCTCCCTGTGTTTGCTGCTCCCCGACGAGGACCCATTGCCCTTCCTGACTCTCGCCTCAGCACCCAGCCAAG GGGCCTGGAAGATGCTGGGACTGTTCTATTACGCTGCCCTCTACTACCCGCTGGCCGCCTGTGCCACAGCTGGCCACAGAGCTGCACACTTGCTCGGCAGCACGCTGTCCTGGGCCCACCTTGGTGTCCAGGTCTGGCAGAGGGCAGAGTGTCCCCAGGCACCCAAG ATCTACAAGTACTATTCCCtgctggcctccctgcctctcttgCTGGGCCTCGGATTCCTGAGCCTTTGGTACCCTGTGCAGCTGGTGAGAAGCTTCAGTCGTAGGACAGGAGCAGGCTCCAAG GGGCTGCAGAGCAGCTACTCTGAGGAATATCTGAGGAACCTCCTTTGCAGGAAGAAGCTGGGAAGCAG CTCCCACACCTCCAAGCATGGCTTCCTGTCCTGGGCCCGGGTCTGCTTGAGACACTGCATCTACACTCCACAGCCAG GATTCCGTCTTCCGCTGAAGCTGGTGCTTTCAGCCACACTGACAGGGACGGCCATTTACCAG GTGgccctgctgctgctggtgggcGTGGTACCCACCATCCAGAAGGTGAGGGCGGGGGTCACCACGGATGTCTCCTATATGCTGGCCGGCTTTGGGATCGTGCTCTCAGAGGACAAGCAGGAGGTGGTGGAGCTGGTGAAGCACCATCTGTGGGCTCTGGAAG TGTGCTACATCTCAGCCTTGGTCTTGTCCTGCTTACTCACCTTCCTGGTCCTGATGCGCTCACTGGTGACACACAG GACCAACCTTCGAGCTCTGTACCGAGGAGCTGCCCTGGACTTGAGTCCCTTGCATCGGAGTCCCCACCCCTCCCGCCAAGCCATATTCTGTTGGATGAGCTTCAGTGCCTACCAGACAGCCTTTATCTGCCTTG GGCTCCTGGTGCAGCAAATCATCTTCTTCCTGGGAACCACGGCCCTGGCCTTCCTGGTGCTCATGCCTGTGCTCCATGGCAGGAACCTCCTGCTCTTCCGTTCCCTGGAGTCCTCGTG GCCCTTCTGGCTGACTTTGGCCCTGGCTGTGACCCTGCAGAACATGGCAGCCCACTGGGTCTTCCTGGAGACTCATGATGGACACCCACAGCTGACCAACCG GCGAGTGCTCTATGCAGccacctttcttctctttcccctcaaTGTGCTGGTGGGTGCCATGGTGGCCACCTGGCGAGTGCTCCTCTCTGCCCTCTACAATGCCATCCACCTTGGCCAGATGGACCTCAGCCTGCTGCCACCGAGAGCCGCCACTCTCGACCCCG GCTACTACACATACCGAAACTTCTTGAAGATTGAGGTCAGCCAGTCGCATCCAGCCATAACAGCCTTCTGCTTCCTGCTCCTGCAAGCGCGGAGCCTCCTACCCAGGACCATGGTGGCCCCCAAGGACAGCCTCAGACCAGGGGAGGAAGACGAAG GGATGCAGCTGTTACAGACAAAGGACTCCATGGCCAAGGGAGCAAGGCCCAAGGCCAGCCGCTGCAGGGCTCGCTGGGGTCTGGCCTACACGCTGCTGCACAACCCAACCCTGCAGGTCTTCCGCAAGACGGCCCTGTTGGGTGCCAATGGTGCCCAGTCCTGA